A single genomic interval of Flavihumibacter rivuli harbors:
- a CDS encoding DUF6089 family protein produces the protein MRTTILLLLAVLPLTLMAQRWHITGFGGLSNYQGDLQEKRITTNQANGAFGLGVQYDLNPKLSLRGGLVYGKLSGDDKKNTDSFLVARNLNFTSPLLEGHILAEYRFFDLDNYRFTPYVFAGLGIFGFEPYTFDTTGQKYYLQPLGTEGQGLSIYPDRKPYKRVQVALPFGAGLKFRLNEMVTLGYEIGWRKTFTDYIDDVSTTYVDPAALLAERGPKAVELSYRGGELKDGNPNYPADGTVRGGSKVKDWYYFQGITVGVRLGSGSGPFSGGGGGKRSRQTDCPRNVF, from the coding sequence ATGAGAACTACCATATTGCTTCTTTTAGCAGTTCTGCCCCTAACGCTGATGGCACAGCGCTGGCACATTACAGGTTTTGGTGGCTTGTCAAACTACCAGGGCGACCTGCAGGAGAAAAGGATCACCACTAACCAGGCCAATGGTGCATTCGGATTGGGTGTCCAATATGACCTGAATCCAAAGCTCTCCTTGCGGGGTGGCCTCGTATATGGAAAGCTGAGTGGGGACGACAAAAAGAATACAGACTCATTTTTAGTGGCCAGGAACCTGAATTTCACCTCTCCTTTGCTGGAAGGCCATATCCTGGCAGAATACCGCTTCTTCGACCTGGATAATTACCGCTTTACTCCTTATGTGTTTGCGGGCCTGGGTATTTTCGGGTTCGAACCCTACACATTTGATACGACTGGTCAAAAATATTACCTCCAGCCATTGGGTACCGAGGGACAGGGTTTATCCATTTACCCCGACAGAAAGCCTTATAAAAGGGTGCAGGTTGCCCTTCCGTTTGGGGCAGGTCTCAAATTCAGGTTGAATGAAATGGTCACGCTGGGATATGAGATCGGCTGGCGGAAGACTTTTACAGATTATATTGATGACGTAAGTACCACTTATGTGGATCCCGCTGCCTTGCTTGCAGAAAGAGGTCCAAAGGCAGTAGAATTGTCTTACAGGGGAGGTGAGCTAAAGGATGGGAATCCGAATTACCCTGCAGATGGTACAGTAAGGGGAGGGTCTAAGGTTAAAGATTGGTACTACTTCCAGGGAATAACGGTTGGCGTGCGGCTGGGATCCGGTAGCGGTCCGTTTTCCGGGGGAGGGGGAGGAAAAAGGAGCAGGCAAACAGATTGTCCCAGGAATGTTTTCTGA
- a CDS encoding arginine decarboxylase, whose product MNSTYSYYDLVNQTFNFPQEGFDVNDGYLEFNGLDLKALIQKYGTPMKLTYLPKIGMQINKAKQMFANAIKKHKYEGNYYYCYCTKSSHFSFVVEEALKHDIHLETSYAYDIEIIKKLYQKKKISKDTFIICNGFKQKTYTKRIAGLINTGFKNVIPVLDNKEELEDYRKSVKVPFKLGIRVAAEEEPSFPFYTSRLGIRAKDILEFYVDQIEGYENKFQLKMLHIFLNKGIKDDIYYWSELNKVINLYCQLKKICPELDSINIGGGFPIKHSLGFEYDYQFMITEIVGNIKNACKKAKVPMPNIYTEFGSYTVGESMAHIYSVVQQKVQNEREIWYMIDSSFITTLPDTWGIGEKFLMLPVNKWDEEHQRVVLGGITCDSHDYYDSEEHINEVFLPKVTGGNEPLYVGFFHTGAYQDQISGYGGIKHCLIPSPKHIIVGHDKNGKLVDWVYAKEQTAQSMLKILGYM is encoded by the coding sequence ATGAACAGTACCTACTCTTACTATGACCTGGTGAACCAAACATTCAATTTTCCCCAGGAAGGTTTTGATGTAAACGACGGCTATCTTGAATTCAATGGCCTGGACCTGAAAGCGCTGATCCAGAAGTATGGCACCCCGATGAAGCTCACCTACCTGCCCAAGATCGGGATGCAGATCAACAAGGCCAAACAGATGTTCGCCAATGCGATCAAGAAGCATAAGTATGAAGGGAATTATTATTACTGCTATTGTACCAAGAGTTCGCATTTTTCCTTCGTGGTGGAAGAAGCACTGAAGCACGATATCCATCTGGAGACCTCATATGCCTATGATATCGAGATCATCAAGAAGCTTTACCAAAAGAAGAAGATCTCTAAGGATACTTTCATTATTTGTAATGGCTTCAAGCAAAAGACCTATACCAAGCGCATCGCTGGGTTGATCAATACAGGATTCAAGAATGTGATCCCTGTCCTGGATAACAAGGAAGAACTGGAAGACTACCGCAAATCCGTTAAGGTGCCTTTCAAACTGGGGATCAGGGTTGCCGCTGAAGAGGAGCCTTCCTTTCCCTTCTATACTTCGAGGCTGGGTATCCGTGCCAAGGATATCCTCGAGTTCTATGTGGACCAGATAGAAGGCTACGAGAATAAGTTCCAGCTGAAAATGCTGCATATCTTCCTGAACAAGGGCATCAAGGATGATATTTATTACTGGTCAGAACTCAACAAGGTGATCAACCTGTATTGCCAGTTGAAGAAGATCTGTCCTGAGCTGGATTCCATCAATATCGGCGGTGGCTTTCCCATCAAGCACTCCCTCGGCTTTGAATACGATTACCAGTTCATGATCACGGAGATCGTTGGTAATATCAAGAATGCCTGTAAGAAGGCCAAAGTGCCCATGCCGAATATCTACACCGAATTTGGAAGCTATACAGTAGGGGAGAGTATGGCCCATATCTATTCTGTGGTGCAGCAAAAAGTGCAGAACGAACGCGAGATATGGTACATGATCGACTCCTCCTTCATTACCACCCTTCCCGATACCTGGGGCATTGGGGAAAAATTCCTCATGTTGCCGGTTAACAAATGGGATGAGGAACACCAGCGTGTGGTACTGGGCGGGATTACCTGCGACAGCCATGACTACTACGACTCAGAGGAACATATCAATGAAGTGTTCCTACCCAAGGTAACCGGTGGCAATGAACCACTTTATGTTGGGTTCTTCCACACCGGGGCCTACCAGGACCAGATCAGCGGTTATGGTGGCATCAAGCACTGCCTGATCCCTTCACCCAAACATATCATTGTAGGTCATGACAAGAACGGTAAGCTGGTAGACTGGGTATATGCAAAGGAACAGACTGCCCAAAGCATGTTAAAGATCTTAGGATACATGTAA
- the rplT gene encoding 50S ribosomal protein L20 → MPRSVNAVASRARRKRILKQAKGFYGKRKNVYTVAKNIVEKGMTYSYVGRKLKKREYRALWIARINAAVREEGITYSEFIHKLNQKGITLDRKVLADLAMNNPESFKALVAQVK, encoded by the coding sequence ATGCCACGTTCAGTAAATGCCGTTGCTTCTAGGGCACGCAGAAAAAGGATCTTAAAACAAGCCAAAGGTTTCTACGGTAAGCGTAAAAATGTTTACACAGTAGCCAAGAATATCGTTGAAAAAGGTATGACCTACAGCTATGTTGGTCGTAAGCTGAAGAAGCGTGAATACCGCGCGCTTTGGATCGCCCGTATCAACGCAGCAGTACGCGAAGAAGGTATCACTTACTCTGAGTTCATCCATAAGCTGAACCAGAAGGGTATCACCCTCGATCGTAAGGTACTGGCTGACCTCGCCATGAACAACCCTGAGTCATTCAAGGCCCTGGTTGCCCAGGTTAAGTAA
- the rpmI gene encoding 50S ribosomal protein L35 yields MPKVKTNSSAKKRFKVTATGKITHQKSFKRHILTKKSTKRKRGMRKDGFVAKANMDFVQRLLGLK; encoded by the coding sequence ATGCCAAAGGTAAAAACCAATTCAAGCGCGAAGAAGCGCTTCAAGGTGACCGCTACCGGTAAGATCACCCACCAGAAATCATTCAAGCGTCACATCCTCACCAAGAAATCAACCAAGCGTAAGCGCGGCATGCGTAAAGACGGCTTTGTTGCCAAAGCCAACATGGATTTCGTACAACGTTTGTTGGGTCTTAAGTAA